A stretch of DNA from Acinetobacter sp. C26M:
ATCTGGATCGGTTGGAAAAACTCTTGATGAAAATTTCCAGCTGCATCCTGTTGTGTATAAATGTCTTGCGCTTGGCGCATCATGCTGTGGTGACCACACGCATACGCCTGCATCTCTTTAAAATTTGGGACCAATTTCTCTAACAATGCTGCATCTAAATGCTGTTTTTGCTCTGCGGTATTAAAGAAATGATAGTGCAACTGTGGATATTGCTCAGCCAAGGCCAAGATGTCCTGATGCAACACTTCTGCACGGTTAAAATAAACCACATGAACCTGTTCAAGCTGCTGTTGTAGCGCTTGCTGCAATAAAGAGTAAATCGCGGTAATCCCTGAACCTGAAGCAATCAGTAATGCTCGTTGCTGCCCTTGATGTAAGACGAAGTCACCTTGTGCCTGCGAGATCTCGAAACGATCACCTACACGCAATTGTTGTGCTGCTTTCGATACTACACCTTGGACTTTAATCCCAAGACGAATTTCGCCCTGTGGCGTGATATCAATAATTGAGTAACTACGTTGTTGATATACCCCATTGATCATCAAGGTAATCAAAACACTATGACCTGCTTGGACTTGGCTAAAATCAAAATTATGATTTGGCTTTACAGTCAATAACACCATATCCGAGCTGAGAGGCTGTACGGCGGTCACCTCTGCAAGAATGCGTTTCCAAGCAAAGGTTGGCTTTATTTTTTGCAAAATAAAATCAACAAAATCTTCTCGAAT
This window harbors:
- a CDS encoding iron-sulfur cluster-binding domain-containing protein, which produces MNAELSYQPHWIREDFVDFILQKIKPTFAWKRILAEVTAVQPLSSDMVLLTVKPNHNFDFSQVQAGHSVLITLMINGVYQQRSYSIIDITPQGEIRLGIKVQGVVSKAAQQLRVGDRFEISQAQGDFVLHQGQQRALLIASGSGITAIYSLLQQALQQQLEQVHVVYFNRAEVLHQDILALAEQYPQLHYHFFNTAEQKQHLDAALLEKLVPNFKEMQAYACGHHSMMRQAQDIYTQQDAAGNFHQEFFQPIQIEHSSAAQPVSFRRAQQNFIATTNLLSSAEQAGLRPQHGCRMGVCNRCSCTKVSGVTQNVITGEIDDQPNRPIKLCVSQALSPVTIDL